AAGCCCGGTTTCCCCTGGATTTGTTGAGGGTCCCAGAAGTGGAACTCGAGCTTTTGGGGGTCTGGTTGAGCCTTTAACAAAACTATCTTTTCTCCTCAAAGTTTATTCAGGTGCTCAGTTAAACAGGTGTTGgtaaagacaaagaaaaaagcagaagttttAATCAGtctaagaaaaataatttcctctctCAGCTGAGCAGATTTGGCTCTGCCTTGTGATGTTGTGAGTGTACTTACTcagtaattattatttttttttccttaaatggAAGATTTCAAGCTTTCAGCATCAAATTAAACACCAAAGTGAAACCAAATCAGTTGGTAGCCAAGAAATTTGATCAGAAGGCACCAGCCCATTGCTGCAGCAGAAACCTAAACTGCAACACGTGGAGGTGAAGGACTCGGGGTGCCTGgttttccaaaataaatcaTATTTTCCTAGGAATTTTGGCACATGTCACAAAATGTTGCTCTATTAAGGAAActaacattttttcccctctgtacCCATCAGGTTTTCCTTTATCTCCTTGGAGAGAAGTTCACCAGTcacccagggctgggtgacTGGTGAACTTCTTAAATCCTGGAAAGCAATGCCCAGAGGACCCAAACCCTGAGGCAGAAGGTGGAGCTCCCTGGTTTAAGCAGATGAATATTCAGGGAGGATGAGCCCAATTGCCAAACCAATGGTACAGGGAACCCACGTCTCATCTCTATGATCCCACAGGGAACAGGAGCACTCCAAAGGCAGGAGTTCTCACTGCTGGGAAAGAAGAAATTACAAGGGAATTGCAGTGCTGTGGGATGAGACATGAGGGCAGAGGTTGCCTGGTTTTATGCAGGCAAATGAGAGCTCCAGGCCTTGCAAACCTTGAGCAGCTCGCTCAGGTACCTTCACCAGAGCCAAGGTGAAGTTCATAGCCCGCCAAAGAACCTGAAAATGACTGATTTTAACAAACTTCAACATCTTCTCCAGGAAAATTCAGTTTTGCCCGCTCGAGAAACCCCAGCAAATCTTCCTTTGTTTGGCCCTAGGGTTCAAAATTGTGACTGTTCCAAATAGTGgcaattcccaaaatcccagtaggctccagcagggaacatggctcccagctctccagcttcCTGGGAGCAGTTTTCCCCTTGCAGGCAGAGATACCAGCTAGGTTGATTGTTTTGGCTTCCCTCTCCCCTACATCTGACCTGCCAGGTGCTGCACCTTGGTGCTCAAATTCCAGAGCCAACAGTTCCATTCCATCCCTAGGAGTTAAAACTTTGCTTCTTCCCTGGGCCCATGAGGAAAACCAGTTATTGCAACAGCAGCTTAATCACTCCAGggctttcctttgtttttcccaGCACCTTGTTTCTATCTTTTCACCTCACACTGCTGTTAACTACAAGGCTGGCTCACCTCTAGGATTCTGGTTAATCCTCAAAAATACTGGAATGCAGGAATACAAACAACAGGCTTGAAGCAAcctggtgtagtggaaggtgCAAGACCCTCTTGAAGGTGGTGCTGCAATCCAAAAAAACATTAAGGGAAGATTGACCCTTGCAGCCATTCCTGAATGCAGTTGGAACACCCAGGCTGGCTTTGGATTCACCTTTATATTAGTGGGAAGCCCTTCTTTCCCAATTTAACAAGGCCGGAAATGGGGGAGGAAAAGGTGAGGAGAATGAAATATTTCCCGTGCTTTGATTTTCCAGCCCatgaaacaatattttcatttttcctagCCCAGGTTTTTAAGCTACGGTTGCtactgctgcagccacaattaATATTCCACCTTccaaaaagaggggaaaaaataaagtttcttGCCCGTGGATTCCCAGGGAGACGTTCCACTCCGATCTGCAATTAGCAGTGGCCTCAGGCAAACGATCTAAAatagaaatgttatttttggaCTCGTGATAGCCACCACGTTTTACTCCCCAGAACacccctgctctctgctgtgtgCTGTCATTAAAAATAGAACCCACAAGGGCCACGCTGCTGCCTTTGGGTTTCTTTCCTGTGGCAGGACACTAGCtgccatcccagtgctgccatcccagtgctgccaaCGTGGGGAATTACACAGATTTCCCATCTTGCCAGAAATTCCTGATCAGATCTGACACACTGCACCCCATGTTTGAAGCTGAACTAGGTCTGGCCCAAATTCTCCTTGTCCTGCTGACACTGGTGCAGATGGCAACGGGACCCCAACAGCTTCGTGCTGGAGATCCCGACCCAAAACCTGTAGAAGACACTGAAGGTTTCCCTTCTTATTCCAGAGGCAGAGAAATTCAGGCCTGATTTTAATATACCCATAACTTTGAAGACCTGCATGTGTCCTACAGGGGTTAAAAGGGCTCAGAACCTCTCCTCTCCAAGACATGTTCCagtggggcagccacagcttctctgggcctCATCACCTTTGCAGGCAAGGATTTCTCCCCAGTATCCCATCCAAACCTACCCATGGCAGTTTGAAGcctttccctgtgtcctgtcccctcagtcccttgtccccagtccctctccagctcccctggAGCCTCTTCAGGCCCTGGAAGAGGttctaaggtctccctggagccttctcttctccaggatgacCCTTTAAATTCACACCTGGCTTGGTCAAAGCTTGGATAGTGCTGCCACCTTCATAAAGGAGATGGACAAAGGGCTTGTGGGCATTTCCTGGGAGAAAGAGTCATCCACTGAGAAAATCTCCAAGTCCTGcccttgccttttttttttttcctgcagcctcctgcaaagagaaagcaagctCCCTATTTCCAGTCTCCTCAAGCACCAAGCTGAGGGATCCAGGTGGATCTGCTGGCCCCGCTGCTCCGGGGCTTTGGAAAGGGGAGGAAGCAGAGGGGAACAGAGCGGGCACATCAGCTGGTAACAGTTCAGAAACAGATGTACATTCCTGCACAGAGCTCCGGCCGGAGCGGATCCAATTTCTTTGGGAGCGCGCTCCGCCCCGAGCGTCTCATCCCTAAAAGCCCCGCTGCCCGCACCTCCCGCCCCTTTATCTGCTTTGCTTTTGATTATGAACTTGTCACCACCGGGGGAGGGCTCTGTTGGAGGACACGGGGCAGGAGAGAACAAAGCCAGGCACCACAAGGAGCAGGGACAGTCCCAAGACAGCAGGGGAAGGTGCCCACGCCGGGTGGCTCCACAAGCACTGAGGAATTAACCTctaaaaaaaggaggggaacaGTGAATCAGCTTAATCAGGTCTGGGAGAAAGAGACATCCACTGGGAAAATCTCCAAGCCCTCcccttgcctttttttcctgcagcctCATGCAAAGAGAGAGCAAGATCCCTATTTCCAGGCTCCTCAAGCACCAAGCTGAGGGACCCAGTAGAGGTGGTTGGGTGCTGGGTGAAATTTGGGAGCGGGGTGTTtctggaaggagaagggacGCTATCCTCTCTGCTCTGTAGCAGGAGGGAGGCAAAAAGCACAACAGCGTCTGCTTTTCCTCCAGTTTGCTCCAAAAATTGGTGTGGATGTACTGAAAGGATATTACCTGCACTGTCAGGGCATCCAatcttttcctgctccccacgACAAGCAGAGGGAGGGGTGATAGGAGGCAAAAATCCAAACCttctcctcttcaacacaggGATGCCAGAGGGTGATTTTCTGGCCAACCTTGCCCAGGGGACATCTGGACCACAGGTTTCCTACGGAGAACAAgcactgaccccaaatcccgaTCCACACTCATTATTGCCCGCTAACACAAAGATCTGTGAGCCTGGTAAAGGCAGGGGAACAACATGATAGTGAGTGTCACATTCAAACAGGGCATTACAATTCCGCTAAAATTACTATTTTATGTTGCATTTTTTATTCCCGAGCCACGGGAATAAAAATGCaacataaaaatgtaattttagtgGAATTGTTTATTCCACATTTTTTATTCCTCTCCCACCTTGGCGGGAGGAAGGAtggatccagcccagcccgctTCGGCAGCGGCTCCTTGGTGCTGCTTCCCTCACAAACCTCCCCAAACTCccctttcctgcaggaaagcCGGGTCACATTTCAGCCGGGGCTGGTCCAGCACctttgctctgctccagggcagaTATTTGCGGGATTGTCACCGCGGGACTTAGTGCTGGCAGTGGAGGGtccagacacacacacagagcagctctgcagtgatgcTCGCCGGAGCCGGGCTCAGAGACTCCATAATTACCCCACGGCCAAATCCCACCATAAATTTCCCCTAATGAAGCCTGCCTGATACTAAAAGGCTTTGCACGTTTAGAGGTTATGCACAGCAGCAATTCCCTCAGGGGGAAATCCTGCCTCGGTCCTGCAAACACTCCTTCGGTCTCGTTTGCTGAAGCAAGGcaggtttttatttaatttatttacttaATATTAGCTGCTTAACCCAGAGGAGcacggggctgctctgctgctgccgctgTGCAGCATGGAGAGGCACATCCCAGACCAGGATCACGCCACGTGGCCACAGCTTTTTCCCAGCATGGCTCCAGTGAAATGCCCAGGAGCTGTTGCCGTGTTTGTATGGGATTATCCCAAACACCCCGTGCCAGCTGAGAACTGGGCATGTTGAGATCCATCCACACAGTCCAGTCCCAGAAGTTCTCTGTCACTTGTAGGATCGAATCCCACCCCATGGAAACACCTCACGCTCTGGGAGAACAAGCCCCGCTTTTGGTGGTCATGGCAGGGCCATAAAAAGCTGGGAAATAAACgttggcagagcagggagagaggagaggcacAACCAGCAGCTCCACTCACCCTCCTCACCAGCTGGGATCATCTTCCCatcctcctggagctctcaaacacagcccaaaacatctctgctccctccctgtgGGCACCTGCAGCCCTTTTGGGCAGGGCACCCCAGGAACtcagccctgcatccctccaTCCTCCTGTGCTCCATCAATCCCTGTATCCCCCTGCCCTCCTGTgctccatcaatccctgcatcccccctgccctcctgtgctccatcaatccctgcatccccctgccctcctgtgctccatcaatccctgcatccccctgccctcctgtgctccatcaatccctgcattcccctgccctcctgtactccatcaatccctgcatccccctgccctccatgaatccctgcatcccccctgccctcccgTGCTCCATGAATCCCTTCAAACCCACAGCACCTCATCCCCAAAACGCGGTGCCATGAGCTGGGAACCTGtttgctgggaaaagcaggaatggtGCCCCTCCAGTCTCCAGTGATGGCTTCCCTCAATACTTGGGAAGGATCCCAGGCACTCGGGAGGCTCCTAAATAACCCCAGAACAAACCAAATTCGCCTCACAAGGGGCGGCATCAGCTTTGAGGTCCGTGGTAGGCACCATCCCAGCCCACTTGCACTCATGGAACTCCAGGTTTTGgagacccccaaacccttctggaagggggatttggggtgtgagTGGGAGCAGcacccggccctgcccggcccaCCGGGGCCTTAAATTGGATTAAAAATCTATTTGCAGAATGGCCTCGCTTTCCGACTTCTGTGCTGCACCTGAAAACCTTTCCTTCGGAAAGCAAACACAGGCTCTCCGCgggggctgcctggggaaggCTTTCCACTATAAACATTACCTACCAGCAGTGCAGCCAGCCCCAGGCAAGCCAAAAATTCCTTCTCCTACCAAGGAACACTTTCCAATCAAACcagacattatttttttccGTTAATGAGTGTTGATACCTACTGGAAAACTTTGTAAAGAAATCCACTCTAAACGAATTCTTCTGATACAACATTGACATTTTACGAGTTTCTTTtgtcttatttcttttttattattattattgttctattttatttccctgctcCGTACTGAAAACATGATCTTTGCCGCTCAGGAATGCATCTGTTCCTGCAATTTGGGCTGTGACTGAAGTCAGAGGTCCAAATCTGATTTTTTCTCTGCCTTAGCTCCACAGAAGCAAGCAGagttttcccacatttccccccaCGGCGtgatggagaggaaaaaagagaccTGTTGTCTTCTGTTGGATAGAGCAGAAATCCCGCTATCACAGTTTTTATGTGCTGAGATACCACAAGTTCAGCAGCGGGATAttctggaggaggaaaaaatgtccTGTTACCTACCTTAGCTGCTGATTCCCTAAAATGTACTGTGGAACGGGGGGAAAGCTGGGAGCAAATGGCAACGAATAGCCAGTGTTGCTTCTCCAAGGTCCTCTCCATGGGGGTTTCCATGAACTATtagctgctttccagctgaTCTATATTTTGAGGTTGTCCAGGAGGAGTTTTTGCCCCCACAAGTAGAAGCTTAGCCCTTCTCTCCCCAAATCTCCACCATTCCCAAACTTAGCGTGCCCCGGGGAAGTTCTGCCTCTCCAAGGTCaccctgtgggatggggaggcAGGTCCCCACGCcatccctgtggcacagggggtttgcagcacccccagcaccagGGGCTGGGAAACAGGGCCCCATTCCATAGAAACGGGGCACACTCTCATGTGTGGGGGGCTGGCTGCCTCTGCACCCCAGAATCTCTGCAGCCTGGCCACGGAGCTGGGAgcgggaccccaaaaaccccggGGGTTATCCCGGAGGGGTGCTGCAAACCCAGCATCCCCGGGGGCTGGGAGTGGCGTTCGCCAGCTATCTTTGATTCGAGGTGCATTCCCAAGATTTTAGTTAAGTGTAACATAAAACTGTGAAAGTTTAGCGGGGGAAAAGCCTTCCTCCCACCGACCTGGCCGGCCAATCAGGAGGGAGCCCCGCACCTCCCTCACTTCTGACAACTATTTAGCAACTGAGCTCAGCTAAAGTTTCCAAAAAGTTAGAATAACTTCCTCTCTCCAAGACCTCAATTTTTTTACACAACCTCGGTCCTTGAAATAAGAGCCCTTCAAGCAACCTGGAAAACGTTTggtcagcaaaaaaaaaaaaaaaaaggaaaaaaaaaagagaaaaagagtcCTCCTGTTTTTCCAAAGGATCTGTCTCAGGAATTTAAAGCACATttaagacacacacacactcacataACATAAGGAGGGGGGGAAAGgctcttcccctccccttctTGCAGAAAGCATGGAAGAAAGCTCCAGTTCTCCTGTTTCCCCTGTGGATAGCTTGGGGACCAGTGAAGAGGAGCTGGAAAGGCAGCCAAAGAGATTTGGCAGGAAGAGAAGATACAGTAAGAAGTCCAGCGAAGATGGCAGCCCCAACCcagggaagagggggaaaaagtcCAGTCCCAGCTCCCAATCTTACGAAGAACTGCAGAGCCAGAGGATCCTGGCCAATGTCAGAGAGCGGCAGAGGACTCAGTCGCTCAATGAAGCTTTTGCCGCCCTGAGGAAAATCATCCCCACGCTGCCCTCTGACAAACTGAGTAAAATCCAGACGCTCAAGCTGGCGGCTCGGTACATAGACTTCCTCTACCAGGTGCTACAGAGCGACGAGATGGACAGTAAGATGACGAGCTGCAGTTACGTGGCTCACGAGAGGCTCAGTTATGCCTTCTCCGTGTGGAGGATGGAGGGAGCGTGGTCCATGTCGGCCTCCCACTAGCCACCGCCTGGGCCGGGCCAGCCCAAGGGGTAGGTACCCGTTTCTCTTCTCCGGAACGATGCTCTGGGTCTGTCTCCCTCTCTTTGCCCTTTGTGGAATGCTGGGGATGCTGATGGGTTTGGGGTTGCCGACCTGGAGGACAGCGTAGGCACGTCCAGTTCCTCCCGCTCCCCCCCTGTGCCGGAGGAAATTCAAATAAATGGAGCTTCCAGGAAGGCAAAAAATGAGATATCTCCAAAATTTTGGGGCGTGGGGGAGGGAAATAATAATCAGCATGCTTTTGCTCtgtgggaatggggagtaaGAGGGGGATGGTGTTGAGAGCTGGGTGatgagggacagaggggaaaCCGTCACCGTGTGACATTTGCCAGAAAGCGCTGCTTTGGAGAAGGGCTCGGAGAGGAAAAGGTGATGGCCACAACGGGCTGACAAGGGGATCCAAAACAGCTGCTGCCCCGCTCTGTGGGTgcctgcaccccaaaaaccccagtgctgagccccgTGGTGGTCAcatcccctcccagctgggGGGCCGGGAGTCAGCAGGACCCACGCAGAGCTCGGCTACGGGTTCGCCCCAGGTTGTGTTTCTCTTAAAAGAAACAAGCAGCAGATGTCGGCTGCAGTCCCGGGCTGTGCCCCTTCCCCCTCACACAGCAGAAAGCAAACAGACATAGGAGAAAGCCTGCTAAATTTTTGGGTTTGTCCAGTTTCCCTTCCCCAAAGTGACGGTAAAGCAGCGGCTGGCGTTAGGCGCAGTTTCTTATTTACTCTCCTCACCAAACCCTTCCTCGTCACTTTCCATTAGCAGAAAACTACTTCCTCTTCAGCTGCCTTTGTAATATTCTGGGAGGGAGGAATAAACAGTcagaaaggagaggggaaaaaagccttttaATAACACCCTCATCTCCAGCTAATtaagcagagcagctctgcgTAGTGTCAGCCAGAGTTTGGGTCTGGCCAGGCGCTGTCTGGGGCTCCCTACATAAAACAGAGCCCACAAACCCATTTCACCAAGCAAACACTCTGAAGGGACATTTTTCCCCGCCACCCTTATgatgtaaaaatgaaataatttcatcatGTGCAGAGTTGAAGAGGAAAGTTTATCCCAGCCCATTGGCCGGGCTTGTTTAAAGAGGCAAATCCATCTTTGTTCAGTCAGCAATGAATGGCCCCTttgaataaataatatataGAACCAGGCAAAAACTTGATGCAACTGCAGTGCCTCACttcaaaaaggtaaaaaatcGTGAAACCAGGACTTACTAGTGGCGTAAAACGGACTTAAAACCATCTTAGATGTAAATGTTTCGCTTGCATCCTGAAATGGTTTGGAATTTGCACTTTGGTGCTGGAATTAAGTTCTTCTAGTGATTCcccaaaatatgaaaaaaagtcTCAAAATTGGTTATTCTGTCCACTGCAAGAGCTGCctgttgtttcattttatttaaataggtAACACTGTTGTTGTGGGGTTTATGGCCATCTCtggcatttttatattttgcatGTCGTGCCCCGATTTCAACTGCAGAAATCCAAATCTGAGTGggtttttcaaaagcaaaaccctCCATTTATGCAACAGAGAGCCTTTTCCCATGCTAATCTGGCTAAAAAACTGCagcaaacagattttaaaaaaaatccccacacaAAAACCCAGGCTTCTTGTCAAAACCAGATGTAAAATGTCCCGAACACATATTTCTTCAGCAGTTTAGATTGGCTGAATAGGAAAGTGCTGGGCTGGAACAATGCATTGATTCTGTTGTTTCCCAAATGATGTGTTGCCATTAGCCAAGGATGGTTGGAAATCTGTTATCTAATACACAACCCTCCTAGCACACGGGGCAAAACTTGCCTTTTTTAAACCGTGTTTTAGGCCCCACATTGGttaaattattattaacatTGCTCTGATAAGGCAGATTTTATGGGTA
This genomic window from Ammospiza caudacuta isolate bAmmCau1 chromosome 8, bAmmCau1.pri, whole genome shotgun sequence contains:
- the TWIST2 gene encoding twist-related protein 2, whose amino-acid sequence is MEESSSSPVSPVDSLGTSEEELERQPKRFGRKRRYSKKSSEDGSPNPGKRGKKSSPSSQSYEELQSQRILANVRERQRTQSLNEAFAALRKIIPTLPSDKLSKIQTLKLAARYIDFLYQVLQSDEMDSKMTSCSYVAHERLSYAFSVWRMEGAWSMSASH